A stretch of the Mesorhizobium huakuii genome encodes the following:
- a CDS encoding MerR family transcriptional regulator — MDKSPDAFRTISEVAEDLDLPQHVLRFWETRFNQIKPMKRGGGRRYYRPQDVELIKGIRHMLYDQGYTIKGVQKLLRENGNHFLVAIGNGDMARVEAISQRKQADQVPLTPAAQPRGGDDELVGQPRVKPSRRFFGLGKSDEEGPVQPDASKLSRDNRALLQEALFDLLECKRLLDQVR, encoded by the coding sequence ATGGACAAGAGCCCTGACGCCTTCCGCACCATCTCAGAGGTGGCTGAAGATCTCGACCTGCCGCAGCATGTGCTGCGCTTCTGGGAGACGCGCTTCAATCAGATCAAGCCGATGAAGCGCGGCGGCGGCCGCCGCTACTACCGGCCGCAGGATGTCGAACTGATCAAGGGCATCCGCCACATGCTCTACGACCAGGGCTACACGATCAAGGGCGTGCAGAAGCTGCTGCGCGAAAACGGCAATCATTTCCTGGTCGCCATCGGCAATGGCGACATGGCGCGCGTCGAGGCGATCTCGCAGCGAAAGCAGGCCGACCAGGTGCCGCTGACGCCGGCAGCCCAGCCGCGCGGTGGCGATGACGAACTGGTTGGCCAGCCAAGGGTCAAGCCGAGCCGCCGCTTTTTCGGCCTGGGCAAGAGCGATGAGGAAGGTCCGGTTCAGCCGGACGCGTCGAAACTCTCGCGTGACAATCGCGCGCTGCTGCAGGAGGCGCTGTTCGACCTCCTGGAATGCAAGCGCCTGCTTGACCAGGTGCGCTGA
- a CDS encoding YbaK/EbsC family protein yields MSLDSVRAFFAAHAPDIEVIVTQASSATVTLAAEAHGVLPAQIAKTICLRVGDRTMLVVTSGIARLDNRKFKDQFGGKPRMLDAGEVVAATSHPVGGVCPFGLPAPLPVYCDVSLREFDEVVPAAGATNAAVRVTPQRMVELVGAEWVDVCQG; encoded by the coding sequence ATGAGCCTGGACTCCGTTCGTGCCTTCTTCGCCGCCCATGCGCCCGACATCGAGGTCATCGTCACGCAAGCGAGTTCGGCGACCGTGACGCTGGCGGCGGAGGCGCATGGCGTCCTGCCGGCGCAGATCGCCAAGACCATCTGCCTGCGCGTCGGCGACCGCACCATGCTGGTCGTGACCAGTGGCATCGCCAGGCTGGACAACCGCAAGTTCAAGGACCAGTTCGGCGGCAAGCCGCGCATGCTGGACGCAGGGGAAGTCGTCGCCGCCACCAGCCATCCGGTCGGCGGCGTATGCCCCTTCGGCCTGCCGGCGCCGCTGCCGGTCTACTGCGACGTGTCGCTGCGGGAATTCGACGAGGTTGTGCCTGCCGCCGGCGCCACCAACGCGGCGGTACGGGTCACACCGCAGCGGATGGTCGAGCTTGTCGGCGCTGAGTGGGTGGATGTGTGCCAAGGTTAG
- a CDS encoding AAA family ATPase, protein MYLERETGTAIIAALCGPAHDHNVAIGMVARDLKAEQSDGLPRSKSAERIRRKRKTIKLDFVPPKAANDNKPKSRFRVTWFDDIANNMPKDDLIKGVLGVGEFTMVSGLPGSGKSVIMTDAACHVASGREWHGRPLKQGLVVYVAAERRALTERRMLAFRKEHRVKDVPLLVLGGMIDLTTNLADAEALAAVIKEAAKACDEQCVWIIIDTLTRTFGPGDQHQSKDMTKFIRSCDRLNEKTGAHVTVIHHTAWSGERGKGAIDLDGAVDLSFMVKKSASGYAFECDGANDSDEGTICHFTMKGIEVGVDDEGEPTFAPVVVPSDGVSAGERLVSSLKGHHARALQVLADACRQTGSPVGEEEWREAFYATDAKAKPGTLKTRFRRAREALTEQGTVFYSEGRYWVRQDGTDGTCTADVPCTDSDLAPDSSGTDGTHPLGCTDVPSDVPLNEEDVSSEIGDDDIPAFLKKGAA, encoded by the coding sequence GTGTATTTGGAGCGCGAGACCGGCACCGCAATCATCGCGGCCCTTTGCGGTCCAGCCCACGACCACAATGTCGCCATCGGCATGGTGGCCCGCGACCTGAAGGCGGAACAGTCTGATGGCCTGCCGCGGTCGAAGAGCGCCGAGCGCATCCGCAGGAAGCGGAAGACAATCAAACTGGACTTCGTCCCTCCCAAGGCGGCGAATGACAACAAGCCAAAGTCCCGATTCCGGGTGACATGGTTTGACGACATAGCCAACAACATGCCCAAGGATGATCTCATCAAAGGTGTTCTTGGCGTAGGCGAGTTCACGATGGTTTCCGGCCTGCCAGGCAGCGGCAAGTCCGTTATTATGACCGATGCCGCCTGTCATGTTGCGTCAGGCAGAGAGTGGCACGGCCGACCGCTGAAGCAGGGCCTTGTCGTCTACGTGGCGGCCGAACGACGGGCACTGACCGAGCGGCGCATGCTTGCCTTTCGTAAGGAGCATCGCGTTAAGGACGTGCCTCTTCTGGTGCTGGGCGGGATGATTGATCTCACCACGAACCTGGCCGACGCTGAAGCCCTGGCCGCCGTTATTAAAGAAGCGGCAAAAGCATGCGATGAGCAATGCGTCTGGATCATCATCGACACACTCACGCGAACGTTTGGACCTGGCGATCAGCACCAGTCGAAAGACATGACCAAGTTCATCCGCTCTTGTGACCGCCTTAACGAGAAGACCGGCGCGCATGTCACGGTCATCCACCACACTGCCTGGTCTGGCGAGCGTGGCAAGGGTGCGATTGACTTGGATGGCGCAGTCGATCTGAGCTTCATGGTGAAGAAGTCGGCCAGCGGCTATGCCTTCGAGTGTGACGGCGCGAACGATAGCGACGAGGGAACGATTTGCCACTTCACGATGAAGGGCATCGAGGTTGGCGTAGATGATGAAGGTGAGCCGACCTTTGCTCCGGTGGTTGTCCCTTCGGATGGCGTCAGTGCCGGCGAGCGTCTCGTGTCATCGCTAAAGGGGCACCACGCCAGGGCGCTACAAGTCCTTGCCGACGCCTGCCGCCAGACAGGCAGTCCAGTAGGCGAAGAAGAGTGGCGAGAGGCGTTCTATGCCACCGATGCCAAAGCCAAGCCAGGCACACTCAAGACGCGGTTCCGGCGCGCACGCGAAGCACTCACAGAGCAAGGAACCGTCTTCTATAGCGAAGGTAGGTACTGGGTCAGGCAGGACGGCACAGACGGTACATGTACCGCTGATGTACCGTGTACCGATAGTGATTTGGCACCAGACAGCAGCGGTACCGACGGTACACACCCTTTAGGGTGTACCGATGTACCGTCTGATGTGCCCTTGAATGAGGAAGATGTTTCTTCTGAAATCGGTGACGACGACATTCCCGCTTTCCTGAAAAAAGGTGCAGCATGA
- a CDS encoding tyrosine-type recombinase/integrase, with protein MATIKITAAAVSGIMEGARPNKTTYYFDDDLTGFGLYRTTGNTGTYFAEYRPVAGGAKKRLKLGRVGTLKANEAREAARKAIANAALGKDLVKERADERASGTVRQLVADYISEKEMKESTRAFYKITLAKHIEPQMGTTKGVALTRVDVQRAHSAMSKKAKYSANRAMALLSAAFVWGAKRGYVPEGVNPAAKIDRNKEEARERFLSAGEMARLGDAMREAETIGIPHKSSESKHAPKEKNRTVYGPHVTGAIRLLMLTGCRLREILNLRWSEYDEKRGLLLLPDSKTGRKTVVLSAAAQAVLDALPRVGKFVIAGHSAATEHEAPRADLKKPWAAIAGRAGLGDVHLHDLRHTFASVGAGDGMSLPIIGKLLGHADAGTTQRYAHLHVDPVRAAADAIAGKIADAIGGK; from the coding sequence GTGGCTACAATCAAGATCACGGCGGCGGCAGTTTCAGGCATCATGGAAGGCGCCAGGCCGAACAAAACAACTTACTATTTTGACGATGACCTAACCGGTTTCGGCCTCTACCGGACGACAGGCAACACAGGAACGTATTTCGCCGAATATCGGCCCGTGGCTGGCGGCGCCAAAAAGCGATTGAAGCTCGGCCGCGTCGGCACACTAAAAGCCAATGAGGCGCGCGAGGCTGCGCGCAAGGCGATTGCGAACGCTGCACTTGGCAAGGATTTGGTCAAAGAGCGGGCGGACGAGCGGGCAAGCGGAACGGTAAGGCAGCTCGTCGCCGACTACATTTCTGAAAAGGAAATGAAGGAGTCGACACGCGCGTTCTACAAAATCACGCTAGCCAAACATATCGAACCGCAGATGGGTACAACGAAAGGCGTTGCCCTCACTCGTGTTGACGTACAGCGCGCACATTCCGCCATGTCGAAGAAGGCGAAGTACTCCGCCAATCGGGCAATGGCTTTGCTGTCAGCGGCCTTTGTGTGGGGCGCCAAGCGCGGTTATGTTCCCGAGGGCGTGAACCCGGCCGCAAAGATCGACAGAAACAAGGAGGAAGCCCGCGAGCGGTTCTTGTCGGCTGGCGAGATGGCAAGGCTGGGCGACGCTATGCGCGAAGCTGAGACGATCGGCATTCCGCACAAATCATCTGAGAGCAAGCACGCGCCGAAAGAGAAAAACAGGACCGTCTACGGCCCACACGTGACCGGCGCCATTCGATTGCTGATGCTGACAGGCTGCCGCTTGCGGGAGATCCTGAACTTGCGCTGGTCCGAATACGACGAGAAGCGCGGACTGTTGTTGCTGCCCGACTCAAAGACCGGTCGCAAGACCGTAGTGCTATCCGCGGCAGCACAGGCGGTGTTGGACGCATTGCCGCGCGTGGGTAAGTTCGTGATAGCCGGTCATTCAGCAGCAACAGAGCATGAGGCACCACGCGCCGATCTTAAGAAGCCGTGGGCAGCAATAGCCGGGAGGGCAGGACTTGGTGACGTTCATCTTCACGACTTACGCCACACGTTCGCGTCGGTCGGCGCTGGCGACGGCATGTCCCTGCCAATCATAGGGAAGCTGCTCGGCCATGCCGATGCAGGCACGACGCAACGCTACGCCCATCTTCATGTCGACCCTGTGCGCGCCGCTGCGGATGCCATCGCGGGCAAGATCGCCGACGCGATCGGAGGCAAGTGA
- a CDS encoding ubiquinol-cytochrome C chaperone family protein — MFQRLFGRERHANRAITDALYAQIVAAARQSVFYSHWNVPDTPLGRFEMLSLHMFLFQHRLRGEDGVAQEVAQVLIDEFFLDVDHSLRELGIGDVGVPKRMKKLAKMFYGRTAAYDDALERNDRDGLTAALARNIRPDTGTWPEALQLADYVADACRQLAAQPSESIVSGTAAFPLAREVDR; from the coding sequence ATGTTCCAGCGCCTTTTTGGTCGCGAACGCCACGCCAACCGCGCGATAACGGACGCGCTTTACGCACAAATCGTGGCGGCGGCGCGGCAGAGTGTATTTTATTCCCACTGGAATGTGCCGGACACGCCGCTCGGCCGTTTCGAGATGCTTTCGCTGCATATGTTCCTGTTCCAGCATCGCTTGCGCGGCGAGGACGGCGTGGCGCAAGAGGTCGCCCAGGTGCTGATCGACGAGTTCTTCCTCGACGTCGATCATTCGCTGCGGGAGCTGGGGATTGGTGATGTCGGAGTGCCCAAGCGCATGAAGAAATTGGCGAAGATGTTTTATGGCCGCACCGCCGCCTATGATGACGCGCTGGAAAGAAACGATCGCGACGGGTTGACCGCGGCTCTTGCCCGCAATATCCGGCCCGATACCGGCACCTGGCCGGAGGCGCTGCAATTGGCCGACTATGTTGCCGACGCCTGTCGGCAGCTGGCCGCGCAGCCATCCGAATCAATCGTGTCCGGCACGGCGGCGTTTCCGCTCGCCAGGGAGGTTGATCGATGA
- a CDS encoding YceD family protein, translated as MKHADPLSPVSFFANVARLPQKGLPVVIEADAAQRAALAEEHGLLSVEAYRAELLVASWKRNGVKVSGHVEADITQACIVTLDPVAAHIDEPVEALLLPEDSKLGRQGFEGGGEILLDADGPDSPETFSGDTIDVGALAEQFFALAIDPYPRKPGASLNAGGETEAVENEFQQKLRSLLGKS; from the coding sequence ATGAAGCATGCTGATCCGCTAAGCCCGGTTTCCTTTTTCGCAAATGTTGCCCGTCTACCGCAGAAGGGGCTGCCCGTGGTGATCGAGGCCGACGCCGCACAGCGCGCCGCACTCGCCGAGGAGCACGGGCTGCTGTCGGTCGAAGCCTATCGCGCTGAACTTCTCGTGGCCTCCTGGAAGCGCAATGGCGTGAAGGTCAGCGGCCACGTCGAGGCCGACATCACCCAGGCCTGCATCGTCACGCTCGACCCTGTCGCGGCGCATATCGACGAGCCGGTCGAGGCGTTGTTGTTGCCCGAGGATTCCAAGCTTGGGCGGCAGGGATTCGAAGGCGGCGGCGAGATCCTGCTCGATGCGGACGGCCCCGACAGTCCCGAAACATTTTCCGGCGACACGATCGATGTCGGGGCGCTTGCCGAACAGTTCTTCGCACTGGCAATCGACCCCTATCCGCGCAAGCCGGGCGCGTCGCTGAATGCCGGCGGCGAGACCGAAGCGGTGGAGAATGAATTTCAGCAAAAACTGCGATCCTTGCTGGGAAAATCCTGA
- a CDS encoding outer membrane protein assembly factor BamE, with the protein MRALNFKSTFSSRPAGAISLLLVVSALSACHTNKMIGDLNPSETFTQGYVYDQQAVDSVPVGSSREQVLLALGTPSTTATFDNEAFYYISQTRKRYVAFDKPRLVDQKVLAVYFGADGRVTQIANYGLKDGKIFDFISRTTPTGGKDQNFLSQIINGASKLAPGIPGGGTP; encoded by the coding sequence TTGCGCGCGCTGAATTTCAAGTCGACCTTCTCGTCCAGGCCTGCCGGCGCGATCTCGCTGCTGCTCGTCGTTTCGGCGCTTTCGGCGTGTCACACCAACAAGATGATCGGCGACCTCAATCCGAGCGAGACGTTCACGCAAGGCTATGTCTACGACCAGCAGGCCGTCGATTCGGTGCCCGTCGGTTCCAGTCGCGAGCAGGTGCTTCTGGCGCTCGGCACGCCGTCTACAACAGCGACTTTCGACAATGAGGCGTTTTACTACATTTCGCAAACGCGCAAGCGCTATGTCGCCTTCGACAAGCCCAGGCTCGTCGACCAGAAGGTGCTGGCGGTCTATTTCGGCGCCGATGGCCGCGTCACCCAGATCGCCAATTATGGCTTGAAGGACGGCAAGATTTTCGACTTCATCTCGCGCACCACGCCGACTGGCGGCAAGGACCAGAACTTCCTCAGCCAGATCATCAACGGCGCCAGCAAGCTGGCGCCCGGCATTCCCGGCGGCGGCACTCCCTGA
- a CDS encoding helix-turn-helix transcriptional regulator yields MANLRVSQAADYVGLSKSFLDKARCYGTGPTYIKLGTSVIYNTDDLDAWVSENRRAPLNDNARATRAAA; encoded by the coding sequence ATGGCAAACCTACGAGTAAGTCAGGCTGCTGATTATGTCGGCCTCTCGAAATCCTTCCTCGACAAAGCGCGCTGTTACGGCACAGGCCCGACGTACATCAAGCTCGGAACCAGTGTCATTTACAACACCGACGATCTTGATGCGTGGGTCTCTGAAAACAGGCGCGCGCCATTGAACGACAATGCTCGAGCCACGCGGGCCGCCGCATGA
- a CDS encoding helix-turn-helix domain-containing protein: protein MPNNAKSHALSEPLASEIGPDYTTLRAMRETRGYSVEELSLTCGLSVGEIEDMENGRAADPSKLRRIASALRMPEDALIASTTPTPAAQGRPLA from the coding sequence ATGCCCAACAATGCAAAAAGCCATGCCCTCTCCGAACCGTTAGCCAGTGAGATCGGGCCGGATTACACCACGCTCAGAGCCATGCGGGAAACCCGCGGATACAGCGTGGAAGAGCTTTCCCTGACCTGCGGCCTCTCGGTCGGCGAGATCGAGGATATGGAGAACGGCCGGGCGGCCGATCCGTCGAAGCTGCGCCGTATCGCGTCCGCGCTTCGCATGCCCGAGGACGCTCTCATCGCTTCCACCACACCGACGCCGGCCGCGCAAGGCCGACCCCTGGCCTAG
- a CDS encoding dTDP-4-dehydrorhamnose 3,5-epimerase family protein produces the protein MATGTADGQTVTSDWLAIKPPAIDGVRIKEIRPVATSNGYLTEVFRDEWDLDQLPVGQVFQRTMYPGAVTGWHAHKVTHDRLFCCAGSVRISLYDGRKASPSFGTVWHKIVGALRPAIVVIPPGVWHGVTALGPEIALLLNLVDKAYAYDAPDHWRLPPDTDHIPYKLV, from the coding sequence ATGGCCACGGGAACAGCCGACGGGCAGACCGTGACATCGGACTGGCTTGCCATCAAGCCGCCGGCAATCGACGGCGTCAGGATCAAGGAAATCAGACCGGTCGCGACGTCCAACGGCTATCTTACCGAAGTTTTCCGGGACGAATGGGATCTCGATCAATTGCCTGTCGGCCAGGTCTTCCAGCGCACGATGTATCCGGGTGCGGTGACCGGCTGGCATGCACACAAGGTGACGCACGATCGGCTTTTCTGCTGTGCCGGCAGTGTGCGCATATCGCTCTATGACGGCCGAAAGGCTTCGCCCAGCTTCGGCACGGTCTGGCACAAGATCGTCGGCGCCTTACGGCCCGCGATCGTCGTCATCCCGCCAGGCGTCTGGCATGGCGTGACGGCGCTCGGGCCGGAGATCGCCCTGCTGCTCAATCTCGTCGACAAGGCCTATGCATACGACGCGCCGGACCATTGGCGCCTGCCGCCGGACACGGATCACATCCCTTATAAACTGGTGTAG
- a CDS encoding integration host factor subunit alpha, whose translation MGRSHGGKTLTRADLAEAVYRKVGLSRTESAELVEAVLDEICEAIVRGETVKLSSFATFHVRSKNERIGRNPKTGEEVPILPRRVMTFKSSNVLKNRILRSHQNSKAKGSK comes from the coding sequence ATGGGACGGTCGCATGGGGGAAAGACACTTACGCGTGCCGACCTGGCGGAGGCCGTGTACCGAAAGGTCGGTCTGTCGCGCACTGAATCCGCCGAACTCGTCGAAGCGGTGCTGGACGAAATCTGCGAAGCCATCGTGCGTGGCGAGACGGTCAAGCTGTCGTCCTTCGCGACATTCCATGTCCGCTCCAAGAACGAGCGCATCGGGCGCAATCCCAAGACCGGTGAAGAGGTGCCGATCCTGCCGCGCAGGGTGATGACCTTCAAGTCGTCGAACGTCTTGAAGAACCGCATTTTGCGCTCTCACCAAAACAGCAAGGCCAAGGGCAGCAAATAG
- the plsX gene encoding phosphate acyltransferase PlsX, protein MIRISIDAMGGDHGPAVVIPALMTVATRRPDIRFVIYGREEVVRPELAKFPKLAEVSEFFHCEIAVRMDDKPSQALRHGRWKSSMWKAVEAVKSGAADACISAGNTGALMAMSKFCLRTMATIERPAIAALWPTLRGESVVLDVGATIGADAHQLIDFAILGTGMARSVFGIARPTVGLLNVGVEEIKGQEEVKEAGRMLREANMASMNYHGFVEGDDIGKGTVDVVVTEGFAGNIALKTAEGTARQIAGYLRAAMSRTLMAKIGYVFAKGAFDRLREKMDVGRSNGGVFLGLNGIVVKSHGGADSDGFAAAIELGYDMVRNNLLDRIEADLDLFHARNPHALSSRKSDVVTDAKE, encoded by the coding sequence GTGATCAGGATTTCCATCGATGCCATGGGCGGCGATCACGGACCAGCCGTGGTCATTCCGGCGCTCATGACGGTCGCCACCCGCCGTCCCGACATCCGCTTCGTCATCTACGGGCGTGAGGAAGTCGTGCGTCCCGAACTGGCCAAGTTTCCCAAACTGGCCGAGGTGAGTGAATTCTTCCACTGCGAGATCGCAGTCAGGATGGATGACAAGCCGAGCCAGGCGCTGCGCCATGGCCGCTGGAAGTCGTCGATGTGGAAGGCGGTCGAAGCGGTCAAGTCGGGCGCTGCGGACGCCTGCATCTCCGCCGGCAACACCGGCGCCTTGATGGCGATGTCGAAATTCTGCCTGCGCACCATGGCCACCATCGAGCGCCCGGCGATCGCGGCATTGTGGCCGACATTGCGCGGCGAAAGCGTGGTTCTGGACGTCGGCGCCACCATTGGTGCCGATGCGCACCAGCTCATTGATTTCGCCATTCTCGGCACCGGCATGGCGCGCTCCGTCTTCGGCATCGCCCGGCCCACCGTCGGCCTGCTCAATGTCGGCGTCGAAGAGATCAAGGGCCAGGAAGAGGTCAAGGAAGCGGGACGCATGCTGCGCGAAGCCAACATGGCCTCGATGAACTATCATGGCTTTGTCGAAGGCGACGATATCGGCAAGGGCACGGTCGACGTGGTGGTGACGGAAGGGTTCGCCGGCAACATCGCGCTGAAGACGGCGGAAGGTACCGCGCGCCAGATCGCAGGCTATCTGCGCGCCGCGATGAGCCGCACGCTGATGGCCAAGATCGGCTATGTCTTCGCCAAGGGCGCCTTCGATCGCCTGCGTGAAAAAATGGATGTCGGCCGCTCCAACGGTGGCGTGTTCCTGGGGCTGAACGGCATCGTCGTCAAAAGCCATGGCGGTGCCGATTCGGATGGTTTTGCTGCGGCGATCGAGCTCGGCTATGACATGGTGCGCAACAATCTGCTTGACCGTATCGAGGCCGACCTGGACCTGTTTCATGCGCGCAACCCGCATGCCCTGTCATCTCGGAAATCCGACGTCGTTACCGACGCGAAGGAATAG